One window of Brevibacterium pigmentatum genomic DNA carries:
- a CDS encoding APC family permease → MPSRNSLSAGSHTSVTVVHDKGLKRDIGKTGLLFTGVGSIIGSGWLFGAFDAASMAGPAAILSWALGAVLIIFVALNYSELGVMFPVAGGVVRYPHYAFGSFASYTSGWITWLSAAGTVGIEVLAAVQYASSYMPWLMESKEGVLVLTVPGIFVSIAMVAVFCVINMFGVKFFAQFNNVLVWWKLIVIVLVFIGLALLAFNPGHFHMPEFGGFAPNGIAPIFAALPAAGIVFSYLGFRQGVEFAGETKNPQRNVPFAVIGSIVLTGIIYILLQVAFIGAIPTELLKDGWGGLSFSNSAGPWAEIAIMLGAMWLAIILYIDAVVSPADTGLIFTALTPRLSYSQARVGNAPSAMTKLSKKGIPWFGLLITFIVACFLFFPFPSWAKMVGFITSGTVISFGSGPIAVAALRRQLPDQERPFRLPGGDVLPFLGFLAANLIVFWTGWDTNWKLFLAMALGYVVLGLHYAFSDRSKIPPLQFKSGWWMILWLGGLAVLSLLSNYGEGAMGVLTFGWGELVCTIFTVIVFYVGIKTRLSSAEVVANVENTKETAAEHIDGE, encoded by the coding sequence GTGCCCTCACGCAATTCCCTGTCAGCGGGCTCGCATACGAGCGTGACTGTCGTCCATGACAAAGGACTCAAACGCGATATCGGCAAGACCGGCCTGCTCTTCACCGGAGTCGGGTCGATCATCGGCTCCGGTTGGCTTTTCGGCGCCTTCGATGCCGCGAGCATGGCCGGACCGGCCGCGATCCTGTCGTGGGCCCTGGGCGCGGTCCTCATCATCTTCGTGGCACTCAACTATTCCGAACTCGGTGTCATGTTTCCCGTCGCCGGCGGTGTCGTGCGCTACCCGCACTATGCCTTCGGTTCGTTCGCCAGCTACACCAGCGGGTGGATCACGTGGCTGTCGGCGGCGGGAACCGTGGGCATCGAGGTGCTCGCGGCCGTCCAGTACGCCTCGAGCTATATGCCGTGGCTGATGGAGTCGAAAGAGGGGGTGCTCGTCCTCACGGTGCCGGGCATCTTCGTGAGCATCGCAATGGTCGCGGTCTTCTGCGTCATCAACATGTTCGGCGTGAAGTTCTTCGCTCAGTTCAACAACGTGCTCGTGTGGTGGAAGCTGATCGTCATCGTCCTCGTGTTCATCGGACTGGCGCTGCTGGCGTTCAACCCCGGTCACTTCCACATGCCCGAGTTCGGCGGTTTCGCCCCCAACGGCATCGCCCCGATCTTCGCGGCCCTGCCCGCGGCGGGCATCGTGTTCTCCTACCTCGGATTCCGTCAGGGAGTGGAGTTCGCCGGTGAGACGAAGAACCCGCAGAGGAACGTACCCTTCGCCGTCATCGGTTCGATCGTGCTCACCGGCATCATCTACATCCTCCTGCAGGTCGCCTTCATCGGCGCCATCCCCACCGAACTGCTCAAGGACGGTTGGGGCGGACTATCGTTCTCGAACTCGGCGGGACCGTGGGCCGAGATCGCGATCATGCTCGGTGCGATGTGGCTGGCGATTATCCTTTACATCGATGCTGTCGTCTCCCCGGCCGACACCGGTCTGATCTTCACCGCGCTGACCCCGCGTCTGTCGTATTCGCAGGCCCGTGTGGGCAATGCGCCGAGTGCCATGACGAAACTGAGCAAGAAGGGCATCCCGTGGTTCGGTCTGCTCATCACGTTCATCGTCGCGTGCTTCCTGTTCTTCCCGTTCCCGTCGTGGGCGAAGATGGTCGGCTTCATCACCTCCGGCACCGTCATCTCCTTCGGCTCCGGTCCGATCGCGGTCGCGGCACTGCGTCGTCAGCTGCCCGACCAGGAGCGTCCATTCCGCCTGCCCGGTGGAGACGTGCTCCCGTTCCTCGGGTTCCTCGCCGCGAACCTCATCGTGTTCTGGACGGGGTGGGACACGAACTGGAAGCTGTTCCTGGCGATGGCGCTCGGCTACGTGGTCCTCGGCCTGCACTATGCGTTCAGCGACCGCAGCAAGATCCCGCCGCTGCAGTTCAAGTCCGGCTGGTGGATGATCCTGTGGCTCGGCGGTCTGGCCGTGCTCAGCCTGCTGAGCAACTACGGTGAGGGCGCCATGGGCGTGCTCACGTTCGGCTGGGGCGAGCTGGTGTGCACCATCTTCACCGTCATCGTCTTCTACGTCGGCATCAAAACCCGCCTGAGCTCGGCGGAGGTCGTCGCCAACGTCGAGAACACCAAGGAGACCGCGGCCGAACACATCGACGGGGAGTGA
- a CDS encoding OBAP family protein, whose product MELTHLKISTTGLTLGIGGVAAALAGRRAVSNLKTIKGHPWKHRVLDLGSAFLQRKYPLEAMSTYLDGLHIYADDTGRQVHAAHFCIHLEHDLHQCVIFDRNAYDARLIGIEYIISEDRFRSLPEEEKKLWHSHHYEIKSGILTAPGVPEIAEHAYFEDLVKTYGKTFHTWQYDVHDFPYGAPQLMMGFTEDGQVREELVRERDREVGVSTQRNRERREDIPMPEVAPVANSWETGTTVQPTLQETPVKR is encoded by the coding sequence ATGGAACTGACACATCTGAAAATCTCCACTACCGGACTGACTCTCGGCATCGGCGGCGTCGCAGCGGCTCTTGCCGGGCGCAGAGCCGTCAGCAATCTCAAGACCATCAAGGGCCATCCTTGGAAGCACCGCGTGTTGGACCTGGGCTCCGCGTTCCTCCAGCGAAAATATCCGCTGGAGGCGATGAGCACTTACCTCGACGGCCTGCACATCTATGCCGACGACACCGGACGCCAAGTCCATGCCGCTCACTTCTGCATCCACTTGGAACACGACCTGCACCAGTGCGTCATCTTCGATCGAAACGCCTATGACGCCCGCCTGATCGGCATCGAGTACATCATCAGCGAAGACCGGTTCCGCTCCCTGCCCGAAGAGGAGAAGAAGCTCTGGCACAGCCATCATTATGAGATCAAGTCCGGAATCCTCACCGCGCCTGGCGTTCCGGAGATCGCCGAACACGCCTACTTCGAGGACCTGGTGAAGACCTACGGCAAGACGTTCCACACCTGGCAGTACGACGTTCACGACTTCCCCTACGGTGCGCCCCAGCTGATGATGGGCTTCACCGAGGATGGGCAAGTCCGCGAAGAGCTGGTCCGAGAGCGCGACCGCGAAGTCGGGGTCTCGACGCAGCGCAACCGCGAACGCCGCGAAGACATCCCGATGCCGGAGGTGGCCCCGGTCGCGAACTCGTGGGAGACCGGGACCACGGTACAGCCGACCCTGCAGGAAACACCCGTCAAACGGTAG
- a CDS encoding glycosyltransferase, with protein sequence MESFTHAVVKELVSRGHSVTLFAAPGSDPDLDVEMIVPEVLRLSEAARLDVSAMPTEWMRQHHAYLDLMLGLAGQTEFDVIHNNSLHHLPLALSPLVRTPIVTTLHTPPTPWLESAVVFRAPTTFFAAVSSATARAWSHAVESTVISNGVDTNLWDAGPGGPACVWTGRMVPEKAPHVAIDAARAAGFQIALAGPVMDEKYFAAEVAPRLGDDARYCGHLDQQRLRSLVGSSAVAVVSSQWEEPYGLVAAEALACGTPVAAFPRGGLVEVVRGDVGALADQLTVEALARAICSAAGRSRMAARKYAVEHHSLDSTVSGYEALYRHAVRAAAGSFAE encoded by the coding sequence TTGGAGTCCTTTACGCACGCTGTAGTGAAGGAACTTGTCTCTCGCGGGCACTCGGTCACGCTGTTCGCCGCTCCCGGCAGCGATCCTGACCTCGATGTCGAGATGATCGTTCCCGAGGTCTTGCGTCTCTCCGAAGCGGCCCGGCTCGACGTGTCGGCGATGCCTACGGAATGGATGAGGCAGCATCACGCCTACTTGGACCTGATGCTCGGGCTGGCCGGGCAGACAGAGTTCGATGTCATCCATAACAATTCACTTCACCATCTGCCATTGGCCCTCTCGCCATTGGTGCGCACCCCGATCGTGACGACCCTGCACACGCCGCCCACGCCTTGGTTGGAATCGGCCGTGGTCTTCCGCGCGCCGACGACTTTCTTCGCTGCCGTGTCGAGCGCGACAGCCCGGGCTTGGTCGCACGCAGTGGAGAGTACTGTGATCTCGAATGGAGTCGATACGAATCTGTGGGATGCGGGTCCTGGTGGGCCGGCCTGCGTCTGGACTGGGCGCATGGTCCCGGAGAAGGCTCCCCATGTGGCAATCGACGCCGCCCGCGCTGCGGGATTCCAGATCGCTTTGGCAGGTCCGGTCATGGACGAGAAGTACTTCGCTGCTGAAGTGGCCCCGCGGCTGGGAGACGATGCCCGTTACTGCGGGCATTTGGATCAGCAGCGGCTGCGCAGCCTGGTGGGATCGTCGGCCGTGGCTGTCGTGAGCTCTCAATGGGAGGAGCCTTACGGTTTGGTGGCAGCAGAAGCCTTGGCCTGTGGGACACCTGTGGCGGCTTTTCCGAGGGGCGGGCTGGTTGAGGTCGTTCGTGGCGATGTCGGAGCCTTGGCGGACCAGCTCACCGTCGAGGCCTTGGCCCGAGCGATCTGCAGTGCTGCCGGACGGAGCCGTATGGCGGCCCGTAAGTATGCGGTCGAACACCATTCTCTGGACAGCACCGTCAGCGGATACGAAGCATTGTATCGTCATGCAGTCCGTGCTGCGGCAGGAAGCTTCGCGGAATGA
- a CDS encoding glycosyltransferase family protein, producing the protein MLTQEFPTAEVTVLGGSNGMWVEDPWPIVRDAAVVVTAAGQNSIAEVAASRTPAVVIAHPRPYDEQNWMLEVLVRGPWPVIAGPDDSNAADWAQAIAEALRLDGSRWSTWCDGKTLERFSNLVLRYAADVCKGER; encoded by the coding sequence GTGCTCACGCAAGAATTCCCTACAGCTGAAGTCACGGTCCTGGGCGGCTCGAACGGCATGTGGGTGGAGGACCCGTGGCCGATCGTGCGTGACGCCGCGGTCGTAGTCACAGCGGCAGGTCAGAACTCGATTGCGGAAGTCGCCGCCAGCCGTACCCCGGCAGTTGTCATCGCCCACCCCCGTCCCTATGACGAGCAGAACTGGATGCTCGAAGTCCTCGTCCGCGGTCCGTGGCCGGTCATTGCAGGTCCAGACGACAGCAACGCCGCGGACTGGGCTCAGGCGATCGCCGAGGCGCTGAGACTCGATGGGAGCCGTTGGTCTACCTGGTGCGACGGCAAGACTCTCGAACGCTTCAGCAACCTCGTGCTCAGATACGCCGCCGACGTCTGTAAGGGAGAACGATGA
- a CDS encoding glycosyltransferase → MEHLDDILSNGRLFAKKWGQWPMQGWLDRFETLGLVRRGSAGYEQVPLTVASVPGSHVYVRHLSSPDEDAPAIIRLPDPPPTRADAPTGAPWWPPAMLDPDWIRNCEADVFHIHFGFDAHSPAQLHAVIDALEAREIPLVYTVHDLQNPHHEDAALHSSQLDVLIPRATEVITLTRKAAEEIRQRWNIDAHVIAHPHVAELETISELGSSSLPRQEEFRLGIHLKSLRANMVGIPLLQAAAAAVAKIPGGILQVNLHHDVFDEDGPRHDPELVRYLLTSDVELHVHDYFSDRELFEYLAGLDVSLLPYRFGTHSGWMEACHDFGTRVIAPNVGCYVSQGADASYSWTRENGVWTPDADSLHSAVLSVSSGQREQVEELVNRRRSERKEIAAAHAAIYRSALAKTRS, encoded by the coding sequence GTGGAGCATCTTGACGACATCCTGAGCAATGGTCGACTGTTCGCGAAGAAGTGGGGCCAGTGGCCGATGCAAGGGTGGCTGGATCGCTTCGAGACGCTCGGCCTCGTGCGGCGGGGATCAGCGGGATACGAGCAGGTGCCCCTTACAGTGGCATCAGTCCCAGGATCGCACGTCTACGTCCGGCACCTTTCCTCTCCGGACGAGGACGCGCCTGCGATCATCCGTCTGCCCGACCCTCCGCCGACCCGCGCTGACGCCCCTACGGGTGCGCCGTGGTGGCCGCCGGCCATGCTCGATCCCGATTGGATCCGCAACTGCGAGGCGGATGTGTTCCACATCCACTTCGGCTTCGACGCCCACTCCCCGGCTCAGCTGCACGCCGTCATCGACGCGCTGGAGGCACGCGAGATCCCACTCGTATACACGGTCCACGACCTGCAGAACCCTCACCACGAGGACGCGGCGCTGCATTCTTCCCAGCTCGACGTGCTGATTCCCCGAGCAACTGAGGTCATCACGTTGACCCGAAAGGCGGCAGAGGAGATACGGCAGCGATGGAACATCGACGCGCATGTTATTGCACACCCACATGTGGCTGAGTTGGAGACGATCTCTGAACTCGGAAGCTCCTCCTTGCCGCGTCAGGAAGAGTTCCGTCTCGGAATCCACCTCAAGAGTTTGCGGGCGAATATGGTGGGAATACCACTTCTGCAGGCCGCTGCTGCCGCTGTCGCGAAGATTCCCGGCGGCATTTTGCAGGTCAATCTTCATCACGACGTGTTCGATGAAGACGGCCCACGTCACGACCCGGAACTCGTTCGCTACCTGCTCACCAGCGATGTCGAGCTGCACGTGCACGACTATTTCTCCGACCGTGAGCTCTTCGAATACCTCGCCGGACTTGACGTTTCCCTGCTTCCATACCGTTTCGGGACTCATTCGGGTTGGATGGAGGCCTGCCACGATTTCGGCACACGGGTCATTGCTCCGAACGTCGGCTGTTATGTCAGTCAAGGTGCTGATGCGAGCTATTCCTGGACCCGTGAAAACGGGGTGTGGACCCCGGATGCAGACTCGTTGCACTCTGCAGTGCTGAGCGTATCTTCTGGTCAGAGAGAGCAGGTCGAAGAACTCGTCAACCGCCGCCGAAGCGAACGGAAGGAGATCGCCGCGGCGCACGCAGCGATCTACCGCAGCGCCCTGGCGAAAACGCGGTCCTGA
- a CDS encoding M20 metallopeptidase family protein, which produces MIPDFPADAAEILSELQTIRRDLHANPEVGTDLPRTQQAVLDAIDGLDLEITKGVAQSSVVAVLRGGKLGPTVLLRGDMDALPVNEETDYPFASTNGAMHACGHDLHTSGLIGAARLLAAHRDELPGSVIFMFQPNEEGDGGAKNMIDEGMLEAAGERRVAAYAIHVKPGTGGVFTTRPGPLMAGFISLEITMRGAGGHSSQPQFARDPVAPLTELAVALNTMTSRRFDVFDPVVMPVTQLRGSDANNVIPDTASLGACIRYLSPERVEQLRTEVTRIADGIASAHGCRAEITFEPGFPVTTNDTEEAAWTAQQLTSVYGTDRYEEMPNPEMGSEDFSFVINEVPGAYVYLATTPDGVDPEPEDNHSPRVKFDDKWLGDFAAALAHLAFARLAR; this is translated from the coding sequence ATGATTCCCGACTTCCCTGCCGACGCCGCCGAGATCCTCTCCGAACTGCAGACCATCCGCAGAGATCTCCACGCCAATCCCGAGGTGGGCACCGACCTTCCGCGGACCCAGCAGGCCGTCCTCGACGCCATCGACGGCCTCGACCTGGAGATCACCAAGGGCGTGGCGCAGAGCTCGGTCGTGGCCGTGCTGCGCGGAGGGAAGCTAGGGCCGACGGTGCTGCTGCGCGGCGACATGGATGCCCTGCCGGTCAACGAGGAAACCGATTACCCCTTCGCGTCGACGAACGGGGCCATGCATGCCTGCGGCCACGACCTGCACACCAGTGGCCTCATCGGTGCCGCCCGGCTCCTCGCAGCCCATCGCGATGAGCTGCCCGGTTCTGTGATCTTCATGTTCCAGCCCAACGAAGAAGGCGATGGCGGAGCGAAGAACATGATTGACGAAGGCATGCTCGAAGCGGCCGGAGAGCGTCGCGTCGCCGCCTATGCCATTCACGTCAAGCCCGGCACGGGCGGGGTCTTCACCACCCGCCCGGGCCCGCTCATGGCCGGATTCATCAGTTTGGAGATCACCATGCGCGGCGCAGGCGGACACAGCTCCCAGCCCCAGTTCGCCCGCGACCCGGTAGCCCCCCTCACCGAACTGGCGGTGGCTCTCAACACCATGACGTCACGTCGATTCGATGTCTTCGACCCAGTCGTCATGCCCGTCACACAGCTGCGTGGATCGGATGCCAACAATGTCATCCCCGACACCGCGAGCCTGGGAGCCTGCATCCGCTACCTGTCTCCGGAGCGGGTCGAGCAGCTGCGGACCGAGGTCACCAGGATCGCCGACGGCATCGCCTCAGCCCATGGGTGTCGTGCCGAGATCACCTTCGAGCCCGGATTCCCTGTCACTACCAACGACACCGAGGAAGCCGCCTGGACCGCGCAGCAGCTCACTTCGGTCTATGGCACGGATCGCTACGAGGAGATGCCGAATCCGGAGATGGGTTCGGAGGACTTCTCCTTCGTCATCAATGAGGTGCCCGGCGCGTACGTCTACCTCGCCACGACTCCCGACGGTGTCGACCCAGAGCCCGAGGACAACCATTCGCCACGCGTGAAATTCGATGACAAATGGCTCGGAGACTTCGCCGCAGCGCTCGCCCACCTCGCTTTTGCTCGATTGGCGAGGTGA
- a CDS encoding YfcC family protein: MNSKAEPAAKPAKPAKTPAAKRVPHTFVILLGIIVVLGIATYFIPSGQYDTRVDDSGRDLVISGTYHAVDSAPANPFDLFTSILSGMTEGADIIFFLLIIGGALGVLNATGAIDRLLQGVLTKCAGKELWIVPILLGFFSLSGATFGMSEEAIPYLLIILPILLKLGFDRILIAALPLVGTAVGWAGSFTNPFNIGIAQQIAGVPIFSGMAVRIGLFVILYLAAAIYFMRYGAKILKDPSRSLIGIGPDDEAYGSSTSTDDPLRKRDVAVLWVFVATIVAVPIGIVAFDWFITEMSALFVIMVLVVATIAKMNYNDIADSFTNGCQDLLVAALSVGLAYSGIILLEDAHVIDTIIYGLSTAVGQLSSNWAAVGMVGAQSARHQLHRHLGQRPSRTDHADHGSAGRPRRCESTDRGAGLSVR; encoded by the coding sequence GTGAATTCGAAAGCCGAACCCGCTGCGAAGCCAGCGAAGCCAGCGAAGACACCCGCTGCGAAAAGGGTTCCACACACCTTCGTCATCCTCTTGGGAATCATCGTTGTTCTGGGAATCGCGACCTACTTCATCCCCTCAGGGCAGTACGACACCCGAGTCGATGATTCGGGCCGAGACCTGGTCATCAGCGGCACATACCATGCAGTGGACTCAGCTCCGGCGAATCCCTTCGATCTGTTCACGTCGATTCTGTCGGGGATGACCGAGGGCGCCGACATCATCTTCTTCCTCCTCATCATCGGAGGAGCGCTCGGTGTACTCAACGCGACCGGCGCAATCGATCGACTGCTGCAGGGGGTCCTCACCAAGTGCGCCGGCAAGGAACTCTGGATCGTCCCGATTCTGCTGGGTTTCTTCTCCCTGTCGGGAGCGACGTTCGGCATGAGCGAAGAGGCCATTCCCTACCTCCTCATCATCCTGCCGATCCTGTTGAAACTCGGGTTCGACCGCATCCTCATCGCAGCCCTTCCTCTGGTCGGAACCGCGGTCGGATGGGCCGGCTCCTTCACCAACCCTTTCAATATCGGAATCGCCCAACAGATCGCAGGTGTGCCGATCTTCTCCGGGATGGCCGTCCGCATCGGACTCTTCGTCATCCTCTACCTCGCCGCAGCCATCTACTTCATGCGGTATGGAGCCAAGATCCTCAAGGACCCCAGTCGGAGCCTCATCGGCATCGGGCCCGACGACGAAGCTTATGGCTCGTCCACCTCGACGGACGATCCGCTGAGGAAGCGGGACGTCGCCGTCCTCTGGGTGTTCGTCGCCACAATCGTCGCCGTCCCGATCGGGATCGTCGCCTTTGACTGGTTCATCACGGAGATGTCGGCGCTGTTCGTCATCATGGTACTGGTCGTCGCCACCATCGCGAAGATGAACTACAACGACATCGCCGATTCTTTCACCAACGGCTGCCAGGATCTGCTCGTTGCTGCGTTGTCGGTGGGCCTGGCCTACAGCGGAATCATTCTGCTCGAAGATGCCCACGTCATCGACACGATCATCTATGGGCTGTCCACGGCGGTCGGGCAGCTCTCGAGCAACTGGGCGGCAGTCGGCATGGTGGGCGCACAGAGCGCCCGCCATCAACTACATCGTCACCTCGGGCAGCGGCCAAGCCGCACTGACCATGCCGATCATGGCTCCGCTGGCCGACCTCGTCGATGTGAGTCGACAGACCGCGGTGCTGGCCTATCAGTTCGGTGA
- a CDS encoding AMP-binding enzyme produces the protein MRLGSADIYDIVDGIPEVAESLVIGAEQPDGGYWMPLFVVLASGVSLDSGLRSRIAEELRSKASPRHVPDDIIAVPAIPHTKTGKKLEVPVKRLIQGHDLAKVANPDAVDSFEALAYFARFGEGPRKPA, from the coding sequence GTGCGCCTCGGCAGCGCCGATATCTACGACATCGTCGACGGCATCCCCGAGGTGGCCGAATCCTTGGTCATCGGTGCCGAGCAGCCCGACGGCGGGTACTGGATGCCGCTGTTCGTCGTTCTGGCGTCGGGGGTTTCGTTGGATTCCGGGTTGCGGTCACGAATTGCTGAGGAGCTGCGGTCCAAGGCCTCGCCTAGGCATGTGCCCGATGACATCATCGCGGTCCCGGCCATTCCGCACACCAAGACTGGAAAGAAGCTCGAAGTACCGGTGAAGAGGCTGATCCAGGGGCACGATCTGGCCAAGGTCGCGAATCCGGATGCTGTGGATTCGTTCGAGGCGTTGGCGTACTTTGCTCGGTTTGGGGAGGGCCCCCGTAAGCCTGCATGA